A portion of the Corallococcus silvisoli genome contains these proteins:
- a CDS encoding outer membrane beta-barrel domain-containing protein, whose product MRPFRSIALLVAAVPALAFAQGAAPAQPPAAPGPDATAPASPSPAEPPERARTQREAPAVPQSAPESTQAPARAAPVTDEDDADGTPSPRPQAPAASGPTSGTAPADAPVLDTDEAPRTTDAQQQRLVNGAPLYNPNVNVHIVQKKRFADEGKHELALYPAVVQVNGKFTNHVGTALHYVYHLQENFALQVGGQYNWYSDESGFNLELIDKVREQAQAASSLLLQWGAHAGVEVTPLYGKFAFFNNSLAQFSVVLSGGAGIGKTRHLIRPAVANEVDGTTYQVPARFGDTGNKFLGEVGGGFRVQFGKSYAIRLEVRDLIYTARVDKVDGCNLSDFEALEAARAANQPFDGLALSGSCKVAKFDGVDPKTKKNYREDIILGRDLVAEPSSDVLNNVSFYAGFSVLF is encoded by the coding sequence ATGCGACCCTTCCGTTCCATCGCGCTCCTCGTCGCCGCGGTGCCTGCCCTTGCGTTCGCGCAAGGCGCGGCCCCAGCGCAGCCGCCGGCGGCTCCGGGCCCGGATGCGACCGCGCCGGCCTCTCCGTCACCCGCGGAACCTCCGGAGCGCGCGCGCACCCAGCGCGAGGCGCCCGCGGTGCCCCAGTCGGCACCGGAATCCACCCAGGCTCCGGCGCGCGCCGCCCCCGTCACCGACGAGGATGACGCGGACGGCACGCCCTCTCCCCGGCCCCAGGCTCCGGCCGCCAGCGGCCCCACGTCCGGCACCGCGCCCGCGGATGCGCCGGTGCTGGACACCGATGAGGCTCCGCGCACCACGGACGCGCAGCAGCAGCGGCTGGTGAATGGCGCGCCGCTCTACAACCCGAACGTCAACGTCCACATCGTCCAGAAGAAGCGCTTCGCGGACGAGGGCAAGCACGAGCTGGCGCTGTACCCCGCCGTGGTGCAGGTGAACGGCAAGTTCACCAACCACGTGGGCACCGCGCTCCACTACGTCTACCACCTGCAGGAGAACTTCGCCCTCCAGGTGGGGGGCCAGTACAACTGGTACTCCGACGAGAGTGGCTTCAACCTGGAGCTCATCGACAAGGTGCGCGAGCAGGCCCAGGCCGCGTCATCGCTGCTGCTCCAGTGGGGCGCGCACGCGGGCGTGGAGGTCACGCCGCTCTACGGCAAGTTCGCCTTCTTCAACAACTCGCTGGCGCAGTTCAGCGTGGTGCTGAGCGGTGGCGCGGGCATTGGCAAGACGCGCCACCTCATCCGCCCGGCGGTCGCCAACGAGGTGGACGGCACGACGTACCAGGTGCCCGCGCGCTTCGGCGACACCGGCAACAAGTTCCTGGGAGAGGTGGGCGGCGGCTTCCGCGTGCAGTTCGGCAAGTCCTACGCCATCCGCCTGGAGGTGCGCGACCTCATCTACACCGCGCGCGTGGACAAGGTGGACGGGTGCAACCTGTCGGACTTCGAGGCGCTGGAGGCCGCGCGCGCCGCCAACCAGCCCTTCGACGGCCTGGCGCTGAGCGGCAGCTGCAAGGTGGCGAAGTTCGATGGCGTGGACCCGAAGACGAAGAAGAACTACCGCGAGGACATCATCCTCGGGAGGGACCTCGTCGCCGAGCCTTCGTCGGACGTCCTCAACAACGTCAGCTTCTATGCTGGCTTCTCGGTGCTCTTCTAA
- a CDS encoding tetratricopeptide repeat protein encodes MKTNHRGDIRSQFEGTGTTGMNGFRTRGMFLAGAFAFAFTTACATGPKPVPVAMNAVEKPAAVVPTAPVPPLADKGDANALFAEALKAYEAGDLDTARKGFEGVVSKEPKALNAQFNLGVIAEKQGRPADARAAYEKVLFLDPAHTPSVMNLGLMHRHEGQLDEAIALYSKALQAPGHEHDEPVLNALAATYRLSGKLDEAEATGRRVLARSKDNPEAYKTLALVAYDRGQYRLAELLIVNARKVAQDDPAISNTLGMIYLKMEDRPRALAQFQKAVSLDDAFAPGHLNLGALALSYRDYAGAERAFTKALALEPDGLEGQLYLAYALDGQKGVDPKKGVAAGEAFEKVLARSADRPEAVCGAGWAYSADRSGFEKAIAFLDRCKELSATSAQDKQLITAKVQGLQNMLKNPPAAPAATAGAEGEPKKDAAATGGAGSSVMNQLPQDTSAPEQAPADGAEAAAPHPSNSEQAAPPAAPTP; translated from the coding sequence GTGAAGACGAACCACCGCGGCGACATTCGCAGCCAGTTCGAGGGGACGGGGACGACGGGGATGAACGGGTTTCGCACCAGAGGCATGTTCCTGGCGGGGGCCTTCGCCTTCGCCTTCACCACCGCGTGCGCCACGGGCCCCAAGCCCGTTCCTGTCGCGATGAACGCGGTGGAGAAGCCCGCCGCCGTGGTGCCCACCGCGCCCGTGCCTCCGCTGGCGGACAAGGGGGACGCCAACGCGCTGTTCGCGGAGGCGCTGAAGGCCTACGAGGCCGGCGACCTGGACACCGCTCGCAAGGGCTTCGAGGGGGTCGTGTCGAAGGAGCCCAAGGCGCTCAACGCGCAGTTCAACCTGGGCGTCATCGCGGAGAAGCAGGGCCGCCCGGCGGACGCCCGCGCGGCGTACGAGAAGGTCCTCTTCCTGGACCCCGCCCACACTCCGTCGGTGATGAACCTGGGCCTGATGCACCGGCACGAGGGGCAGTTGGACGAAGCCATCGCGCTCTACTCCAAGGCGCTCCAGGCGCCCGGCCACGAACACGACGAGCCCGTGCTCAACGCGCTGGCCGCGACGTACCGGCTCTCGGGGAAGCTGGACGAGGCGGAGGCCACCGGCCGGCGCGTGCTCGCGCGCAGCAAGGACAACCCGGAGGCGTACAAGACGCTGGCGCTGGTGGCGTACGACCGGGGGCAGTACCGCCTGGCGGAGCTGCTCATCGTCAACGCCCGCAAGGTCGCGCAGGACGACCCGGCCATCTCCAACACGCTGGGGATGATCTACCTGAAGATGGAGGACCGCCCGCGCGCGCTCGCCCAGTTCCAGAAGGCCGTGTCGCTGGATGACGCGTTCGCCCCCGGGCACCTCAACCTGGGCGCGCTGGCGCTGAGCTACCGCGACTACGCGGGCGCCGAGCGGGCCTTCACCAAGGCCCTGGCCCTGGAGCCCGACGGACTGGAGGGCCAGCTGTATCTGGCCTATGCGCTGGACGGCCAGAAGGGGGTGGATCCGAAGAAGGGCGTGGCCGCGGGCGAGGCGTTCGAGAAGGTGCTCGCGCGCTCCGCGGACCGGCCGGAGGCGGTGTGCGGCGCGGGCTGGGCGTACTCGGCGGACCGCTCGGGCTTCGAGAAGGCCATCGCGTTCCTCGACCGCTGCAAGGAGCTGTCCGCCACGTCGGCGCAGGACAAGCAGCTCATCACCGCCAAGGTGCAGGGCCTGCAGAACATGCTGAAGAACCCGCCCGCGGCCCCCGCGGCCACGGCGGGCGCGGAGGGCGAGCCCAAGAAGGACGCCGCCGCCACCGGGGGCGCGGGCTCGTCCGTGATGAACCAGCTGCCCCAGGACACCAGCGCGCCCGAGCAGGCGCCAGCGGACGGCGCCGAGGCGGCCGCTCCCCATCCGTCGAACAGCGAACAGGCGGCGCCCCCGGCTGCTCCAACGCCCTGA
- the rplC gene encoding 50S ribosomal protein L3: MKGLIGKKIGMTQVFNDEGNLVPVTVIDVNTCLVVGKRTPEKDQYSAVTVGFGEVREKVLNKPQLGFFKKASATPRRHLREFRVTAEEAAGFNVGDAIKADLFSKGELVDVTGVTKGRGFSGVMRRWSFKGSQTKTHGTHEYQRHPGAIGQRKTPGRTYPNKKMPGHYGVDRVTTQNLTVVDVDVEKGLVLVKGAVAGHNDGIVIVRPSIKVAMRAQHKAAR, encoded by the coding sequence GTGAAGGGTCTGATTGGCAAGAAGATCGGCATGACCCAGGTGTTCAACGACGAGGGCAACCTCGTTCCGGTGACGGTCATCGACGTCAACACCTGTCTGGTGGTCGGCAAGCGCACCCCGGAGAAGGATCAGTACTCCGCGGTGACCGTGGGCTTCGGCGAGGTTCGCGAGAAGGTCCTGAACAAGCCGCAGCTCGGCTTCTTCAAGAAGGCCAGCGCCACGCCGCGCCGCCACCTGCGTGAGTTCCGGGTCACGGCCGAGGAGGCCGCCGGTTTCAACGTGGGCGACGCCATCAAGGCGGACCTGTTCTCCAAGGGCGAGCTGGTGGATGTCACCGGCGTGACCAAGGGTCGCGGCTTCTCCGGCGTCATGCGCCGCTGGAGCTTCAAGGGTTCGCAGACCAAGACGCACGGTACGCACGAGTACCAGCGTCACCCGGGCGCCATCGGTCAGCGTAAGACGCCGGGCCGTACGTACCCGAACAAGAAGATGCCGGGTCACTACGGCGTCGACCGCGTCACCACGCAGAACCTGACCGTGGTGGACGTGGACGTGGAGAAGGGCCTGGTGCTCGTGAAGGGCGCGGTGGCCGGCCACAACGACGGCATCGTCATCGTGCGCCCCAGCATCAAGGTGGCCATGCGCGCGCAGCACAAGGCCGCGCGCTAG
- a CDS encoding outer membrane beta-barrel domain-containing protein: MKARTLRVFAALSLSLTALGAAAQEDGVLDSAVVRNRLYTPAGHPELSLSVGLPVQTHLTAHYFFDLGLAYNLFDTFALEVRAGYAASRHTGLARSISESFLDREDKRVTDELEDLWQMNLHGVAGVRWAPIYGKISLVADIPVHFQTYLWAGGGFGNLKRQSVIQCTQVVDRAAGVCDNRTSVDDRGSATENFWVKESRVAPLVSAALGFRFFIQEHHGIRLELRDWIFKDSYRVNLLRDDWEAGRPTGEPASSPGLTHLVQFDLGYTYSF, from the coding sequence ATGAAAGCACGCACGCTTCGCGTCTTCGCCGCGCTGAGCCTCTCGCTGACGGCGCTCGGCGCCGCCGCCCAGGAAGACGGCGTCCTGGATTCGGCGGTCGTCCGCAACCGGCTCTACACGCCCGCGGGCCACCCGGAGCTGTCCCTGTCCGTGGGCCTGCCGGTGCAGACGCACCTGACGGCGCACTACTTCTTCGACCTGGGGCTGGCCTACAACCTGTTCGACACGTTCGCGCTGGAGGTCCGCGCGGGCTACGCGGCCAGCCGCCACACGGGCCTGGCGCGCTCCATCTCCGAGTCCTTCCTGGACCGCGAGGACAAGCGCGTCACGGACGAGCTGGAAGACCTCTGGCAGATGAACCTGCACGGCGTCGCTGGCGTGCGGTGGGCTCCCATCTACGGGAAGATCAGCCTCGTCGCGGACATCCCGGTGCACTTCCAGACGTACCTCTGGGCGGGCGGTGGCTTTGGCAACCTGAAGCGCCAGTCCGTCATCCAGTGCACCCAGGTGGTGGATCGGGCCGCGGGCGTCTGTGACAACCGCACGTCCGTGGACGACCGGGGCAGCGCGACGGAGAACTTCTGGGTGAAGGAGTCGCGCGTGGCGCCGTTGGTGTCCGCCGCGCTGGGCTTCCGCTTCTTCATCCAGGAGCACCACGGCATCCGGCTGGAGCTGCGCGACTGGATCTTCAAGGACAGCTACCGCGTGAACCTCCTGCGTGACGACTGGGAGGCCGGAAGGCCCACCGGTGAACCCGCGAGCAGCCCGGGCCTCACGCACCTGGTGCAGTTCGACCTTGGCTACACCTACTCCTTCTGA
- a CDS encoding tetratricopeptide repeat protein — protein sequence MKVVLRFGALAVGVALAAGGVGEAAEPTAPPRKAATKKSSSTAKAGSKKGEAATQKDKADAKKAELPPGVAPQDMRKGPARVKPATAKFADVPRIADSKREALADKKRDEAIEGFKRLIPKLQETSTQRAEMQYRLSELYWEKSKYLYQLEMEKFLAAEKAYDAAVARGDKASAPEQDHRESERYRAETMRIYEDILRDYPQYPARDEVLFSLGYNLYELNRREDAVARYEELIRDFPKSQFVPDAYIQLGNHYFENNKLAPAKVNYEKARDSGVPKIYAYATYKLSWCDFNAGDLDAGLKKLHEVVDYAGQRGEELGDLRTEALNDLTVFYVQLDQPKEALAYFKQKAPPKRQGRLLAKTAAGLVDAGHFDSAILVYRTLIDDAPMGTNAPEYQQAVVRAYEGLRQRQQVRKEMKRMVDLYRPGGEWWTTNAGNAGVLRNAFSVTEEAMRVMVTEYHQEAQKTRQVETYRLARDIYKQYVDAFASSDNPEFVADSAFNIRFFYAEILWALEEWQAAAAEYDAVVAFKIPDRDSAREVSNEAYRKSAAYNAVLAYDKLVKIERGQLSKSDLKDGQKVDEKKDKGDVAKQKLVKRDAKEQEEQPLTKFEDRLVAACDTYNSLYPGNQDEIDLRYQAAVILYDRAHFVDAAHRFGEIIEKFPEERRSRDAADLTMYVLESREEWQELNTLSRKFLGNKKLSKPGSDFAQRVARVVEGSQYKYVDEVVYKQEKNPAKAAEAFLSFVTEFPKSENADRALTYAMVIAQEAGEVDKGITAGERVLKEYPNSNFELQTRYTLSGLYEKVAEFKKAAAMSDSFVAAYDDAMKAREASSKRASEKKPKAGAVAKKDTPGAAEDADSKREQRAAERKAQVDSAGAWVADALFNAGVWYDGLGESQKAVTAWNTYLARFKDRKDVPQVAFSMGLVWEKEKKWGDAARAFSRFVEDYGRDSRTAAGQPYLARYHELLAYQKLRDVRGQEKAQDELLRGWTKLAEGVRKDPAVLNAYGHARFLALEPTWKRFSDIKFTRVSTIRRDLTAKQREMQRVEKEYAAVLATGSGEWGIAALTRIGLAYADFARNIMDSPDPSGLDDDQLSMYRGELETLALPLEDKSSEALEKGLQKAYELGIYSEWTLAAQDQLNRFRPGVYAQVKPVTYRGSSDSRVAAGVLKDLNGPISASAEPKPQTPATPAGQAPAAAREGAEGSTSEPTALLEGGRP from the coding sequence ATGAAGGTGGTTCTTCGGTTCGGTGCACTGGCGGTGGGCGTCGCGCTCGCGGCCGGTGGGGTGGGGGAGGCGGCGGAGCCGACAGCTCCGCCGCGCAAGGCGGCGACGAAGAAGTCCTCTTCGACGGCGAAGGCCGGGAGCAAGAAGGGCGAGGCCGCCACCCAGAAGGACAAGGCGGACGCCAAGAAGGCGGAGCTGCCACCCGGCGTCGCGCCCCAGGACATGCGCAAGGGCCCGGCGCGGGTGAAGCCCGCCACGGCCAAGTTCGCGGATGTGCCGCGCATCGCGGACTCCAAGCGCGAAGCGCTCGCGGACAAGAAGCGCGACGAGGCCATCGAAGGCTTCAAGCGCCTCATCCCCAAGCTCCAGGAGACCTCCACGCAGCGGGCGGAGATGCAGTACCGCCTGTCGGAGCTCTACTGGGAGAAGTCCAAGTACCTCTACCAGTTGGAGATGGAGAAGTTCCTCGCGGCGGAGAAGGCCTATGACGCGGCGGTGGCGCGCGGCGACAAGGCCTCCGCGCCGGAGCAGGACCACCGCGAGTCCGAGCGCTACCGCGCGGAGACGATGCGCATCTACGAGGACATCCTCCGCGACTATCCGCAGTACCCGGCCCGCGACGAGGTGCTCTTCTCGCTGGGCTACAACCTCTACGAGCTCAACCGCCGCGAGGACGCGGTGGCGCGCTACGAGGAGCTGATCCGCGACTTCCCCAAGTCGCAGTTCGTCCCGGACGCGTACATCCAGCTGGGCAACCACTACTTCGAGAACAACAAGCTGGCCCCCGCGAAGGTCAACTACGAGAAGGCGCGCGACTCGGGCGTGCCGAAGATCTACGCCTACGCGACCTACAAGCTGTCCTGGTGTGACTTCAACGCGGGCGACCTGGACGCGGGCCTCAAGAAGCTGCACGAGGTGGTGGACTACGCGGGCCAGCGCGGCGAGGAGCTGGGCGACCTGCGCACCGAGGCGCTCAACGACCTGACGGTCTTCTACGTCCAGTTGGATCAGCCCAAGGAGGCGCTCGCCTACTTCAAGCAGAAGGCCCCGCCGAAGCGCCAGGGCCGGCTGCTCGCGAAGACGGCCGCGGGCCTGGTGGACGCGGGCCACTTCGACAGCGCCATCCTGGTGTACCGCACCCTCATCGACGACGCGCCCATGGGCACGAACGCGCCGGAGTACCAGCAGGCGGTGGTGCGCGCCTATGAAGGCCTGCGTCAGCGCCAGCAGGTCCGCAAGGAGATGAAGCGGATGGTGGACCTCTACCGCCCGGGCGGCGAGTGGTGGACCACCAACGCGGGCAACGCGGGCGTGCTGCGCAACGCCTTCAGCGTCACCGAAGAGGCGATGCGCGTGATGGTCACGGAGTACCACCAGGAGGCGCAGAAGACGCGCCAGGTGGAGACCTACCGGCTCGCGCGCGACATCTACAAGCAGTACGTGGACGCGTTCGCGTCCAGCGACAACCCGGAGTTCGTCGCGGACTCCGCCTTCAACATCCGCTTCTTCTACGCGGAGATCCTCTGGGCCCTGGAGGAGTGGCAGGCCGCCGCGGCCGAGTACGACGCCGTCGTGGCCTTCAAGATCCCGGACCGCGACTCCGCGCGCGAGGTCTCCAACGAGGCCTACCGCAAGTCCGCCGCGTACAACGCGGTGCTCGCCTACGACAAGCTCGTCAAGATCGAGCGCGGCCAGCTCTCCAAGAGCGACCTGAAGGACGGCCAGAAGGTCGACGAGAAGAAGGACAAGGGCGACGTCGCCAAGCAGAAGCTCGTCAAGCGCGACGCCAAGGAGCAGGAGGAGCAGCCGCTCACGAAGTTCGAGGACCGGCTGGTCGCCGCGTGCGACACGTACAACTCCCTCTACCCGGGCAACCAGGATGAGATCGACCTGCGCTATCAGGCGGCCGTCATCCTCTACGACCGCGCGCACTTCGTGGACGCGGCCCACCGCTTCGGGGAGATCATCGAGAAGTTCCCGGAGGAGCGCCGCTCGCGCGACGCCGCGGACCTGACGATGTACGTGCTGGAGAGCCGCGAGGAGTGGCAGGAGCTCAACACGCTGTCGCGCAAGTTCCTGGGCAACAAGAAGCTGTCCAAGCCCGGCTCCGACTTCGCCCAGCGCGTGGCCCGCGTGGTGGAGGGCAGCCAGTACAAGTACGTGGATGAGGTCGTCTACAAGCAGGAGAAGAACCCGGCGAAGGCCGCCGAGGCGTTCCTCTCCTTCGTGACGGAGTTCCCCAAGTCGGAGAACGCGGACCGCGCGCTCACCTACGCGATGGTCATCGCGCAGGAGGCGGGAGAGGTGGACAAGGGCATCACCGCCGGCGAGCGCGTCCTCAAGGAGTACCCGAACAGCAACTTCGAGCTGCAGACGCGCTACACGCTGTCCGGCCTCTACGAGAAGGTCGCCGAGTTCAAGAAGGCCGCGGCCATGTCCGATTCCTTCGTGGCCGCCTACGACGATGCGATGAAGGCCCGCGAGGCCTCGTCGAAGCGCGCCTCGGAGAAGAAGCCCAAGGCGGGCGCGGTGGCGAAGAAGGACACGCCGGGGGCCGCGGAGGACGCGGACTCCAAGCGCGAGCAGCGGGCCGCCGAGCGCAAGGCGCAGGTGGACTCGGCGGGCGCGTGGGTGGCGGACGCCCTCTTCAACGCGGGCGTCTGGTACGACGGCCTGGGCGAGTCCCAGAAGGCCGTCACCGCGTGGAACACCTACCTGGCGCGCTTCAAGGACCGCAAGGACGTGCCGCAGGTGGCCTTCTCCATGGGCCTCGTGTGGGAGAAGGAGAAGAAGTGGGGCGACGCGGCCCGCGCCTTCAGCCGCTTCGTGGAGGACTACGGCCGGGATTCACGCACCGCCGCGGGTCAGCCGTACCTGGCCCGGTACCACGAGCTGCTGGCGTACCAGAAGCTGCGGGACGTGCGCGGCCAGGAGAAGGCGCAGGACGAGCTGTTGCGCGGCTGGACCAAGCTGGCGGAGGGCGTCCGCAAGGACCCCGCGGTGCTCAACGCGTACGGCCACGCGCGCTTCCTGGCGCTGGAGCCCACGTGGAAGCGCTTCTCGGACATCAAGTTCACGCGCGTCTCCACCATCCGCCGCGACCTGACGGCCAAGCAGCGGGAGATGCAGCGCGTGGAGAAGGAATACGCGGCGGTGCTCGCGACGGGGTCCGGCGAGTGGGGCATCGCGGCGCTCACCCGCATCGGCCTGGCGTACGCGGACTTCGCTCGCAACATCATGGACTCGCCGGATCCCTCCGGCCTGGATGATGATCAGCTCAGCATGTATCGCGGCGAGCTGGAGACGCTGGCGCTGCCGCTGGAGGACAAGTCCAGCGAGGCGCTGGAGAAGGGCCTCCAGAAGGCCTACGAGCTGGGCATCTACAGCGAGTGGACGCTGGCCGCGCAGGACCAGCTCAACCGCTTCCGCCCGGGCGTCTACGCCCAGGTGAAGCCGGTGACGTACCGGGGCAGCAGTGATTCGCGCGTCGCCGCTGGCGTGCTGAAGGACCTCAACGGCCCCATCAGCGCCTCCGCGGAGCCGAAGCCCCAGACGCCGGCCACCCCGGCGGGCCAGGCGCCGGCCGCGGCGCGGGAAGGGGCGGAGGGCTCGACGTCCGAACCCACCGCGCTGCTCGAGGGGGGGCGGCCGTGA
- a CDS encoding tetratricopeptide repeat protein, giving the protein MSRLLRLLVVLGPLCLPAAAFAQQDVGAYNRALSAFNAGQFDTAAPLFAQLAEGADTDLKGKAEYYLAQTFAKKDLPVAAFISYAAIVNAGPKHPSYLKAIEGLVDMQQRLDEQNLIPSILNQAYSDEVRDQWVTLPKEVLARINYLVGTASQRRMRFEEARALLEAVPPDSRVYAKARYLLGIVLADPRFPGRPGEGEALDQEALAAFQAVLSTKEPQVDLRETRELALLGLGRVHYRRGEYADAVKAYEGVPRYARFWDQALFENGFARFQNEDFGGALGSLQALHAPQFEGAFQPESWILKSTVYYYSCLYDEVKTTLAAFDERYGPMAKQLEPFTGDDLPPVQAFNLVASENRRLPRAVYLWIRNNERIREVMRTLTRVDEEKRAISEGPWRGTPFAAQTVASLEDVRGTLLQVGGTLAKNRIQEAADNLRTFSDQAEIIRVQTALDEKDLFSAGVDQKALLSRQSLYRPKMPGASWNYWRFQGEFWIDEIGYYQYTLKRGCPARQEK; this is encoded by the coding sequence ATGTCCCGACTGCTTCGACTCCTTGTCGTCCTCGGGCCCCTCTGCCTGCCCGCCGCCGCCTTCGCCCAGCAGGACGTGGGCGCCTACAACCGCGCGCTGTCCGCGTTCAACGCGGGCCAGTTCGACACCGCCGCCCCCCTCTTCGCGCAGCTCGCCGAGGGGGCGGACACGGACCTGAAGGGCAAGGCCGAGTACTACCTGGCGCAGACCTTCGCGAAGAAGGACCTGCCCGTCGCGGCCTTCATCTCCTACGCGGCCATCGTCAACGCCGGCCCCAAGCACCCCTCGTACCTCAAGGCCATCGAGGGGCTGGTGGACATGCAGCAGCGGCTGGATGAGCAGAACCTCATCCCCAGCATCCTCAACCAGGCCTACTCCGACGAGGTGCGAGACCAGTGGGTCACGCTGCCCAAGGAGGTGCTCGCGCGCATCAACTACCTGGTGGGCACCGCCAGCCAGCGACGCATGCGCTTCGAGGAGGCGCGCGCGCTGCTGGAGGCCGTGCCTCCCGACAGCCGCGTCTACGCCAAGGCCCGCTACCTGCTGGGCATCGTGCTCGCGGATCCGCGCTTCCCGGGCCGTCCCGGGGAAGGGGAGGCGCTGGACCAGGAGGCCCTCGCCGCGTTCCAGGCCGTGCTCTCCACGAAGGAGCCGCAGGTGGACCTGCGGGAGACGCGCGAGCTGGCGCTCCTGGGCCTGGGGCGCGTGCACTACCGTCGGGGCGAGTACGCGGACGCGGTGAAGGCGTACGAAGGCGTGCCCCGCTACGCGCGCTTCTGGGATCAGGCGTTGTTCGAGAACGGCTTCGCCCGCTTCCAGAACGAGGACTTCGGCGGCGCGCTGGGCAGCCTCCAGGCGCTGCACGCGCCCCAGTTCGAGGGCGCCTTCCAGCCGGAGTCGTGGATCCTCAAGTCCACCGTCTATTACTACTCGTGCCTCTACGACGAGGTGAAGACGACGCTCGCCGCGTTCGACGAGCGCTACGGCCCCATGGCCAAGCAGCTGGAGCCCTTCACCGGAGACGACCTGCCGCCCGTGCAGGCCTTCAACCTGGTGGCGTCGGAGAACCGCCGCCTGCCGCGCGCGGTGTACCTGTGGATCCGCAACAACGAGCGCATCCGGGAGGTGATGCGGACCCTCACCCGCGTGGACGAGGAGAAGCGCGCCATCAGCGAAGGGCCGTGGCGTGGCACCCCGTTCGCCGCGCAGACCGTGGCGTCGCTGGAGGACGTGCGCGGCACCCTGCTGCAGGTGGGCGGCACGCTCGCGAAGAACCGCATCCAGGAGGCCGCGGACAACCTCCGCACGTTCTCCGACCAGGCGGAGATCATCCGCGTCCAGACGGCGCTCGATGAGAAGGACCTCTTCTCCGCGGGCGTGGACCAGAAGGCGCTGCTCTCGCGGCAGTCGCTCTACCGTCCGAAGATGCCGGGCGCGTCGTGGAACTACTGGCGCTTCCAGGGCGAGTTCTGGATCGACGAGATCGGCTACTACCAGTACACGCTCAAGCGCGGCTGCCCCGCCCGTCAGGAGAAGTAG